From the Acidiferrobacteraceae bacterium genome, one window contains:
- a CDS encoding cupredoxin domain-containing protein → MNVLAVNVGALAVIALIVWWFWLSSPRAKQETGAAPIDILVDNGVYTPARIEVPAGRPITLRFLRKDPSPCAEKVLFDDLSVAADLAVDKPTDVKILANEPGEHEFS, encoded by the coding sequence ATGAATGTCCTTGCCGTAAACGTCGGCGCCCTGGCGGTCATCGCGCTTATCGTCTGGTGGTTCTGGTTGTCCAGCCCGCGGGCGAAACAGGAAACCGGGGCTGCGCCCATCGACATCCTGGTGGACAATGGCGTGTATACGCCGGCCCGCATCGAGGTGCCGGCGGGCCGCCCGATCACGCTTCGGTTTCTGCGCAAGGACCCGAGCCCGTGCGCGGAGAAGGTCCTGTTCGACGATCTGTCCGTTGCGGCCGATCTCGCTGTAGACAAACCAACCGACGTGAAGATTCTCGCGAACGAACCCGGCGAGCACGAATTCAGTTAA
- a CDS encoding HAD-IC family P-type ATPase has translation LRQGHSWLLLCRPVPAQAVGVAHYGDGKAAGIVAVADPVKEDSKSAIERLHGLGIKVVMLTGDNRSTAEAVAKQVGVDEVLAEVLPEDKANKVAEVQARGGIVGMVGDGINDAPALARADVGFAIGTGTDVAIESADVTLMRGSLHGVPDAIGVSKATVRNIKENLFGAFVYNSLGIPVAAGILYPFFGILLNPIIAGAAMAMSSVTVVSNANRLRWYRPAQEKP, from the coding sequence GTTTACGGCAAGGACATTCATGGCTTCTCCTGTGCCGGCCGGTACCAGCGCAAGCGGTTGGCGTTGCTCACTACGGTGACGGAAAGGCCGCCGGTATTGTTGCGGTAGCGGATCCTGTAAAGGAAGACTCGAAATCGGCGATCGAACGTCTGCATGGACTCGGCATCAAGGTCGTTATGCTTACGGGTGACAACCGCTCCACCGCGGAGGCGGTGGCAAAACAGGTTGGCGTGGACGAGGTGCTGGCCGAGGTTCTGCCCGAGGACAAGGCCAACAAGGTGGCCGAGGTCCAGGCCCGCGGCGGGATCGTCGGTATGGTCGGCGACGGAATCAATGACGCACCGGCCCTGGCCCGCGCCGATGTCGGCTTCGCCATCGGGACCGGAACCGACGTGGCCATCGAGAGTGCAGATGTCACGCTCATGCGTGGGTCCCTCCACGGTGTGCCAGACGCGATCGGCGTGTCCAAGGCAACCGTGCGGAATATCAAGGAAAACCTGTTCGGTGCCTTCGTCTACAATTCACTCGGCATTCCGGTGGCCGCCGGAATTCTGTACCCATTCTTTGGTATCCTGCTCAATCCCATTATCGCCGGCGCTGCCATGGCGATGTCTTCCGTCACCGTAGTGAGCAACGCCAACCGCTTGCGCTGGTACCGGCCGGCACAGGAGAAGCCATGA